TAGTTTACTGGTTTAAGAAAGAGGAGATGATTCCCTGGCTGGAATCTTCCTGGAATTTTACCCAACAAATTATGCCCTTACTCTTTTTAGGCATCTTCTTTTCCGGGCTTCTATTGGGTAGACCTGGAGAAGAAGGATTAATTCCTTCCCGTTTTATTGTTTCTCTAGTAGGAGGGAATTCTTTCGGGGATAATTTTTTTGCCTCTATAGTGGGAGCCTTTATGTATTTTGCCACATGTACTGAAGTGCCTGTACTGCAGGGATTGATCGGTTCCGGTATGGGACAGGGGCCAGCACTGGCTCTATTACTTGCTGGTCCGGCCTTAAGTTTACCCAATATGCTGGTCATCCGGAGCGTTATAGGAACAAGAAAAACAGTCACTTATCTATCTTTGGTTATTATTATAGCTACTATAAGCGGTATGGTCTATGGATCTCTGGTTCAATGAAACTGAATAAAAAATAAAGGAGAAAAATGATGAAGATTGAAATTTTGGGGATGGGATGTCCTAAATGCAAGAAATTATTTCAGAATGCCCAGCAGGCAGTTAAAGAATTGGAAATTGAAGCAGAAATTATCAAGACAGAAGATCTGAATAAGATTACCGAGTACGGGGTAATAATGACTCCCGCCCTGGTCATTGATAATGAGGTTTTAAGCCCTGGCAAGATTTTGTCTGTAGAAGAAATTAAAAAAGCAATAAATTCATTTACATCATAAATAAATAATAATTAAGGTAATGGAGGTTTTATAATGAGATTATTATCCCAATATTTTCCGGAATTTACTGATAAATTAGATGAAATTGATAATATGTATCAGGGAAAAAGAATGATTAATGAAAAAACTTATCAGTTTATTTGTTTAGCTTTGTCTATTAAAAATCGTTCTACTCCCTGTGTTAAAAAGCACTTTAAAGGCGCATTAGAGGCAGGAGCTACTTTAAAAGAAATTAGTTATATCCTGGCTTTAACTTTTAGAGAGAGTGCCGGAAGCGATGATTGCTGGGTACATGATGTGTTAAAGGACTATAAAGAAATCATAAAAAGTAATATAAAATGCTGCGATTAGAATACTTAAATAATTTATAAAAGAAACATGAGAGTTGGTTGCAAAAAAAGTGAAGGAAAAACTTTTTATTCTATAATTAAACTCTACCTAGTATGGTTATTAATAAGGAACAATCAGCTACAATTAATTCTATTGCTGCACATTATGATGATGATTCTTCTGCAATTATAGAATTCGATGATTGTACTTATAAATCAAGTGTAGCAAGCGTTACAGTTTCTAATGGGATTATTACAGTATCATCAGCTTGTGGTGTTCCTATCGCAAAAATTACTATAAATTACACTGAAGGTGATATAACAAAAAGTACTACTGTAAATGTTTATATACCTGGCGGTGGTGGATGAGGATCTTAATCAGTTTTGGCAGGCGACCAAAATAAATAACTGGTTACGAATAAGAAAGGCTTATTTATATATATATGTCTTTTTATTTAATATTCAGTATTCAAGCTAATTAGCCAGGATAATTCAATAATACTAACTTAATATTTTTATATTAGACGATAACTTTTTATTATATGTAAAGGATTTGTATGATTAATAAACATTCATTAGAAGTCGGTTTTTCTTTTGGAATCACCTCAGGTATTATTACCACATTAGGCCTTATAGTTGGATTGAGCTCTGGGACACAATCCAAGGTTACAGTTATCGGTGGGATACTAACCATAGCGATAGCAGATTCCTTTTCGGATGCTTTAGGAATTCATATCTCAGAAGAATCAGAGGGAAAGCATGCAGATAAAGAAATTTGGCAATCAACAATTTTCACTTTTTTAGCTAAATTTATTTTTGCTTCTTTATTTATTCTTCCTGTATTATATTTTGATCTTTCAACAGCAGTAATCGTTAGTGTGATATTAGGTCTTTCTTTGCTATCAATCCTTAGTTTTTTGTTATCTCAAAAACAAGACTCAAACGCCTGGAAAGTAGTTCTGGAGCATCTTGTGGTTGCCATAATAGTGATACTTTTAACACATTATGCAGGTATTTGGATAGCTTCAGTATTTTAGTGAAAATTTAAATAAATACTAATAATTTAAATCATTTCTATGATGAGATAATGCTATTCTGATTCTATTTTAAAAGAAAGTGAGGTGATTTTGATGACTTGCTGTGTTGGAAAAGAAGAAAAGGGAAAAGGAAAAGATAAGGAAAAAGGTAAGAAAAATAAATCAGCATATTTAAAATAGAATAAGTATCAAGTATATCTAAAAGTTAATAAAGAAAAAACATCAGAAAGGATTGGATGCAAAGTCATAGATTAAGGCAGGAAATTGTTATGACTACTGATGGAATTTCTAATGGCAGTAGATTGGAAACACCATTTGGAAAAGGTCTAACAGTAATAAGCAAATCTCTTGATGGCTTATCAGATAGCTCCAGTTGGAGATAAAGGTAAAAAATAAATATCACTAACAACATAAAATCTGAAGATATTTCCAATCATTACACATACTGAAATATTACTTTCTATTTCTTAAATTTTGAAAGAAAACCATCTTTATTTTCGTATATAAGGTAGAAGGAAAAATTAATCTCACTCGGAGGAAAAAGAAATGAAGATGAGAAGCACGATAAAAGGCATCATTACTCTGGTGGTGATTTTAGTCATAACCGGTTTAGTGATGGTCCGCATCTTTGCCCAGGGAACGAATGCCACTTTTGAAAGGGGGATCTTCACTACGATCAGGGGCATGGAAACAGGTCCCTTGTCCAGTGAAGAGATCGAGGGAATACTGCTGATGCGGGAAGAGGAAAAGTTAGCCAGGGAAGTCTATACTGCCCTGTATGAAAAATGGAACTTGAGAACCTTTGAGTCTATAGGTCAGGGAAGTGAAACAACCCATATGGATGCCATGAAAATGCTTTTAGACCGCTATAACCTGGAAGATCCAGTGGGAGAGGATATCCCCGGTGTCTTCCAAAATGGAGAACTACAAAAAGCTTATGATGAACTGGTGGCTAAGGGAAGCAGGTCCATCCAGGATGCCATCCTGGTAGGTGCCTATATTGAAGACCTGGATATCTATGACCTGGAACGGTTGATTAAAGAGACAGACAATGATGATATCAAAATTGTCTATCAGAATCTACTGAAGGGTTCACGAAACCACCTCAGGGCTTTTGACCGACAGCTACAGCGCTACAACCTGACTTATGAAGCCCAATTTTTAACCCAGGAGGAATATGATCGCATTGCAGCCAGCAGGCAGGAATCCGGCGGAGCCATCACCGACCCGAATTTTAAATTCTAAAGTATTTCTATTCAAAATGATTTGATAGAAGCAGTAAATATAGAAAGACAGCTACCCCATTGGAATTAGAAAAGGTAGCTGTCTTTAGATTTTTATCTAAACAAATATCAGATGATTCTTTAAAAAAATTTAAAATAGAGTGATTTTTAAAATACTATTTACAATAGTATAATGAAATATTTTTTATAATCAAAAAAACAGTATAGTTTAAGTGATAGAAAGGAGTATGCTGTCATGTCCAAGAAGAAAAGTAAGAACTATTTATTGAGGATTATAGTCCAGGTATTTTTCTTAATGCTCATAGTTATGATAAGTTACAATCATTACCGAGTTGAACAGGGCTTAGCACCTGTTCTAATCGGATCACCTTCTTTGCATGCCATCTGTCCCTTCGGGGGTGTTGTGACCGCCTATACCTATTTTACCCAAGGGATTTTTGTCAGAAAGATTCATCAGTCTTCCTTCACCCTAATGTGGCTGGTTCTTTTACTGACCCTGATTTTCGGACCCGTATTCTGCGGGTGGGCATGTCCTTTTGGTACGGTACAGGAGTTTGTAGGGAAAATTGGCAAAAGAATATTCCCGAAAAAATATAACCGATTTATCATTCCCAAGACAGATCAGTTGCTGCGTTATATGCGTTACATTGTCCTTATCCTGGTCATCTATATTACCACAAGGGAACTGACCCTGGTTTTTCTGAATATTGATCCATATTTTGCCCTGTTTAATTTCTGGTCAGATGATGTCACGCTATCTGCCCTCATTATGCTGGGCATCATGTTAATCCTGTCCTTGTTTGTGGAACGCCCCTGGTGTAAGTATCTTTGTCCCTTAGGGGCATTACTGGGGATATTTAATCTCTTTCGCATAATTCCATTAAGACGCAATAAAGGAACCTGTATCAACTGCAAACAATGTGATAATATTTGTCCTATTAATATTGAGATATCGGATAAAAGAATTATTCGTAATCATCAGTGCATCTCCTGCCTGCTTTGCACCGATGAGGTTACATGTCCAGTGAAGGATACTCTTTATTTTGGGTTTTTACGTAAAAACTAACTGAATAAAATTTTTTATAGAGAGGTGCGAAATGAAAATCAGTCATATTCATATATTGATAGCCATTCTCGTTATTATCGGTGGTGGTATCGGAATAGCCAGCCAGATGAGTCTCTTCGAAACCTCCCGTTCGGCTGAACCAGCAAGGTTAACCGAGGATATGTATGATATTGCCGATATCAGAGGGTCTTCTACGCTGAAAGAAGTTGAGACCTATTATCAGGTTCCGTCAGAGGCGATTATTGAAGCATTCAATTTAAAACCAGATATTAATCCATCCACATTTCAGCTGAAGGACTTGAAAGAAATCTATCAAACAATGGAGATCGAAGGGGCTGAGTATGCTGTAGAAACAGATACGGTCAAGGTTTTTGTCTCTCTTTTTTCTGATATTCCCTATACTTCAGAAGAGACCTTTTATTTACCTCAAACTGCGGTCAATTATCTGATCAGGGAGAATAAATTAGCCCAGGAGGAAGAAGATTACTGGATAAAGCACACCTTTGACCTGGTTCCTATTGAACCCGGTAAGGAGATTGCTGAAGTTAAAGAGGATACCAACAATGAGCCTGTTAACCAGGAAGAAGAAAAGAATGATATTTCTATTACCGGAAGAATGACAATTGCTGAGATTATAACCATGGAGATTGATTCGGAAACATTTAAAGAGATCACCGGCTTAGATGTTCCTGAAGATAAAACAGTTTCTATCAGGGATTTTATTACCTCACGAGATCTAGAATTCTCTGTAATAAAAGAAAAAATGGAATTTTTCTTGTCTTCAAATAATAAAAATTAAAAAATTATGAAAGAAAATCTCCTCCTCTTGCGTATAGAAAGTAGAAATTAAATAAGATTTACGGAGGATAAAATTATGAAGAATACCCATGCCATCAGATCAACGATTATTTTTACAGCGATGATCCTGCTTGCCGTATTCTTGCTACTCAATGCTCTTGCACATGGTACTACTCAGGGTCATCAGGGGAAAGGTAGGAACGGATTCCAGCAGAAGGTCTCAGGATCACAAGAACTTTTGCTACAGGAAAAACATCAGCAGAAACAACTTACTAAATTTGAAGATGGCAGTAACGATGTTCAGGAACTAAAACAGAATCAACTATCACAGCAGGGAAAAAGGAAAAACATCAAGTGATAGGTTATAGAGCAGCCAGATTGCCGACCTTTTTGTATTTAATAAAAAATATATTTCTTTTTAGTGAATTGGAATGATTTGACCAAATAATTTTTTAAAAATATTATTACAATGAAAGAAAATTATTCTTGTTTGCGTATAGATAGATAGAGGAAAGTAAAGATTTTAAGTCAATATTAAAGGAGGAGAAAATATCCATGAAGATTAAAAATTTATTACGTAGTACAGTAACTATACTGGTCATTGCACTGATCATCGGCAGTCTAACGGTGATAGCCTTAGCCAAGAACGGTCCAGGTAATGGCGGCATGTCCGGAGGAGGTGCGAAACAGGGAAATCAGGTTCAGATACATGAACCGAAGAAGAATCAGAACAGAGTGCAAGAACCGGGTAATGCCCCCACTAAGCTTCAGGAACAGAAGAAGACCCAATTACAAGAATGCGAAAAAGAATGCAATCAAAATTGTGAAGAAAATTGTAATTGTGAATGCATAGGTGATGGTAATGGTGTTCAACTGCAGATCAATGCTGCTGAATTACAGGAGTTGACCATTGCCCAGATAGCGGTACGCTGGGATCTTGATGCGGATAATTTGTTAACCAAACTTATCCAGACCTTCAAGCTAGAGGAAGAATATACAACTAAAAATACTCTAAATGACCTGAGGACAGAATATCGCTTTTCACTTTCTGAGATAAAAGATATCCTAAAGGCCCTAATCTAGAGAAATAGAATTGTAAAATCTATATCTATAAAAATAATTTCTGATTATAGCCCTTCAGTAGATTACTGAAGGGCTATAATGGTATGAGTATATTGAAAATAATTGTTTGTTTGTCGCGTTTCTACTGTAAAAACTACCTAAGTTACACTGAAGGAGATTAGTAAAAAATACTACTGTAAATTTTTATATGCTTCAAGCTCATGGATTTTTGATTTAAGAATTTCATTTGCTCTTATACGTGACAGATTGAAAGATTGCCATTGTGAATAATAAAAAGAGTCTCTATTTTGAGTATGTTGATATAATATGAAGGACAGGCTTTTTCTCATGTCCTCATCCAGAATATCCAATACATTAATAGTAATAGGTATGGCATCATCTGACAGGGAACCTAAATAATCAATATCTATCTTACCAATCCTTTCAAACCTCTCTATATTCCTTCGAACAATAAATGCATCAGGATTTAGTAAATTCATAATAGCTATAAACAATACTACCGAGATCAAAACACGAAGTGTAAAAGCACTTTCCCTATCGTCCTGAAAAAATTTATAAAAAAGTAAACAGAAAATAACTGCTAACAAAATAATAAATGCATGGCTATAGAACCTCAAAGTAGTAAATCCATAAGCTTCTTCATAAAGAGATAAGCGGATAAAAGCGGAGACCATTATTAATATTACCTGAGTAACAAGTGCAGTACTTAAAATCTTAAAACTTAATGTATGTTCAGCCTCTTTTTTAATCACATATTTTTCTGCAATTAAAAGTAAGAATAAAGAGATAGCAGCAACTGCTATTAATTCAAAAAATCCTCGACGTGCATATTCGGCATAGGTAAATCCTTGAGCTGATATATTACTTTCACCGCCAAAAAGATAAGTCATTTGAACAATTATAAAAATGGAAAATAAAATATTTATTGAGCCCAGGATAATAGAGCTTCCTATCTGCCCAACAGCGTGTTTATTGCTGCTCTGTGGCATGATAGTTTCACCTTCCTCCCGGAATGAATAAGTATAAGCACCGATAAAAACAATTGTAACTATTAAGATTAAAAGAAATCTTAAAAATAGTTCCATTTCGTTTTCAATACTTAATATCTCTGAAATATATTTTTGAAAAATCAGATCTGCAGAAGAAAATAATAAGAGAAATACAAAAAGAGCAGGGATTGTCATTATAATTCCACTTAGAATTTGAGATAATATTTTTCTATCTTCTTTTACCCCGCGTAGTAAAAATATATTTGATAATGTTTGGAATGCGAGCTGAAAAAATTTAAAAGGCAGAAAAAAGATTTTTAAAAAATCTTGAAGGGAAGGCTTTTTCAATTTGCTATAAAAAGATATTTCAGCAATAACAAGTAATAATATTAGCGAAGTAACGATATCAAGAAAGATTAGTAAGTCGTTGGAGCGAACAAAAATCATTGTACTAAAAAATACAAGCAATATGATAGGTGTAAAAACTTCTTTATTTATTTGTTTTTGAGTGATTCTTGCCATAATAAAAAGGCCTGCTATAATCAAAAGAATGTATAGAAGAAATGAAATGCCAGGAATTTTATCGTAGAAAAGGTAATCAAAAAGTATACCCAAACCTAGAGATATTATTGTTATGATATAAACCTTAGGCATATCATTTGATTGGTTTTTATGCATTTTTATCAAGTTTCTCCTTATATTTATGTTGTTTAAAAGGCTTAGGTTGTTTAATTGAAGTAAAATATATAGATTGTTTTATCATTATTATGTACTTAAGATTATTGTATACAACATTATATACCACAATATTTATCTTTGAAAATAAATCTGACATTATCTTCTTACAATTATACTCTTTAATAAGCAACAAGTATTAATTATTAACGAAGATATAGCTATGAGTAATCGAGTAGTTGCCTCTATAGAAAATTCTTCTCCAGAACTTTATTTCCTTATTGATGCTTAGAAAGCAAAGAAATTTTTACTTTTTAGATATTAATAGCAAAACAAACAAAGGTTATCAAACCAGGGTCATGTTTCCCTTGATTTTATTACCGAGAAGGGGATAGACCAAAATATTTTCTTGGAATATAAAAATTATCTCAAGAAGAATAATTTCAAAGACGATGCTTTTTTGTAGAAACAACTATAACTGCAAAGGTGATCTCCTGAGAGTTGCTCAGCATACCTGTCATAGAATCTTGGAAAGGTTGCAATTTTACAATGACCACATTAAAATGGAAGAAGACTTGTCAAACAATTACAAAACATTCGAAGGAGTGAAATTTTGAGGTTTTTACACTAATTTTTCTTTCTATTTCAGATAATCATAATTACAAGAAGCAGAAAAGAGGACCTTATTTTTTAAAAAAAGTTGGTTTGTATGAACACAAAAAAATCAAAAAATGATATCATCTTATCCATAGAGGTGCCAAAGTTTCCGGGTTTAGGCAAAGCACGCTAAAATATTATACCGAGCTTGGAATATTGCCTTTTACCCAGGATGGAGAAAGACTGATCCGGAAATATAATAAAAATGAAGCCTTAAAACGCTTTGAAGAGATCAGGAAATTAAAAGAAAGAAGAATGGCAATTAAGGAAATTGCTGAGTATTTTGAAAATTAATATTGATTGTTTTTAGATAAAAATAATTCTTGACAAATGTTAGCAATTATGCTAACAATTATATTGAAGGATGTTTAATGACATTACCTAAAAAAGAAGATTATATCTTTTACCAAGGAGATAAATTTCAAGTAGAATTTTACCTTACCGAGACAGGCAAGATGCCTGCTAAGGAATATTTCGAAAATGAAAAAAAAGGATGTACAGGTTAAATTGGCGGCCTTGGTAAAGTATATTGCTGATCACGGTAGACTTTTTGATAAAACAAAAGTCAGGAAAGTAGATTCAGATGAAAAAATATTTGAGTTTAAACCGAAAGAACATCGTTTTTTTAGCTTTTTTTATAAAGAAAAGAAAATAATTATTACTAATGCTTATATGAAAAAATCTCAAAAAGTTAGCAAAAATGATTTAGAAAAAGCTAAAAATATAAAAAGGGACTATATTGCGAGGGTTATAGGAGGTAATTACTATGAAAAAAACTAAGACTTATATGGACAAATTAATGCAAGATAAAGATTTTCGAGAAAAATTTGATGAAGAATATAAAAATTTATGTCTTGCAGAACAAATCGCCAAAGTTCGACATAATGCTAATTTAACTCAGGAAGAGTTAGCTCAGCGCATTGAAAGTACTAAGTCAGCAATTTCTCGTTATGAGAATTCTAATTATAATAGCTATAGCGTAAAACTATTAAATAAGATTGCTAAAGCTTGTAATACAGATTTACAAATAAGTTTTGTGCCAAGAGGAGCTAAAGGCATTTAACTTGTCTTAACTTGTCACAGTATTATATTTTGTGCCCTGCCTATTCTTTCCCTGGAATATTATCTTTATATAAAATCTATATCATGGTAATATTTAATTAAACCGGTTTTACCGGTGATAGTTATTTATATATTATAGACTAGATGTATAAAGAGTATTAAAAACCTCCAATATATTTTGGAGGTTTTTCCGTTTTTATTGTTAAAAGTAAGCTATATTTATCTTAAAATATATTCTACCTTTCCTTTTCTTATTTCTTAAAAACTTACTTGTTTAATTTCTCAAAATAAGTACCCAACGGTTTTTTGCTATCCATATATACGCCTTTCTTAATAATGTTTATCTATCAAAACCCAATCAGATCTTTCTCAATTTCCGGGTAAAGATTATCAATTTGTTTTTGGATTTCGATGGTTTTTTGTAGTGCAGTGACAATGCGGCAATAATGTGGTGCGTCTTCTAATATTCTTCCTTTGCGGTCTTTTAAGTATTTCGGTAATACCTGGTATCCACCGATATAATAATTCCAAACTTCAGGTACAATGCCTTCAAAAAATTTGTCATTATTGATATAAATACGCTGTTCGTTTTCCTGATAGTCAATTTTATCGATACGGTCATTGTCCCCTTCTCCCTGGTAGCGGGCAACTGGTATATCAAACAAGGGACTTTTCAGGAGATGCAGATCAGCTAATTGTTTACCTAGTTTGCCCATTTCTCGAAACAAGCTTTCATCTAAGGTAAAGGGAACCCTAGGGAAGTCAATCTTTAAGAATTTGGCATAGGTTTCCCGGTAGATATTGCTGTAAAAAATTCCATAGATATAATAGAGAATTTCTTCTGGAGTTGGGATTTGTTTGTAGCTTTCTTCTAATTTTTTAAATATGACAGGAGAGATGTTGGGTTCTTTTTCTGTCTTATGATGGTTGAAAAGATTTTTCTTTCGAGAATCTGGATATAAGTATAGCGGAGCTTGTTGAATAATACCTTTGCTGCTGAAAAATGTACGATTATCAACCATATTTTTTGATATAATAAACTGCGAATATTGATCATTGCCAGAATATTGTCTTGCATAGCATATTGAAATATTTTCTTCTAACATATTTCTCATAACTTCAAACCGACACCTAAAGACAATATTATCTTGGTAATAAATATGCCTTGTGTCAAAGAGCCGATATAAAATTTTATTAAAATAATTTTCCCAATCATTTACCTCTCTAAATTTTCTTCTTTGTTCTGAAATTTTCCATTGATAATTTTCACCAATATTAAGGCTATCTTTGATAAGATCATCCGGTAAATTTGGATTTCTAAACATTTGAATTTTGTTTCTAAGAGAATTCTTATCAAAATCAATTGCTAAGCTATCCCTTGCTGTTACTATTCCTGTTACATTTACCGGAAATATTTCATTAACCTTTTTCCATTTTAAATATTTTTGTATTTTCGAAACATTTCTAGGAATAAAGAAATACCAGGGCGAAACTGGTTTTAACTCTGCATAATTTTCTACCTTAAATTCATTTTCATCTAACCAGTCATATTTTTCCTCTCTTAAACCATATAAATCTGCATGATAGATTGCTGGTTCTTTTTTATCTTTATTCTTTATAAACAAGGCAATGGATACACCCTGCCTGATATCAAAGACATTCTCATCCTTGCCGCCTTCCGGAGTAGTCTCTTTTTTCAGACTATTGCCATGTAGATCAAGAATATAAATTTCATCAAATGTTTTCATTAAACTCTGGCGCATGCCCCGAAAGGTAGGATTATCCAGGTAGCTGTGATTGGTGATCATCCCCAAAACTCCGGAACCTGATGTTTGAATTTTCCACTGGGCAAAACGTAAGAATTTAACATAATCATCCTGTAGCCAAACCTTTTTCTCTCCCAGGGGTTTATCATCCACCTTGTAATAACTCTGGCAACCTTCAATATCTTCTTTGAGCAGTTTTTCGGTCCAGTCATTGACATTGGAAGAGATGCCGCTATAGGGCGGGTTGCCCAGGATAACTAGGATCGGCTGTTCTTTTTTTATCTTGCCGGCTAAATGGCTTTCCTCACTTATGGAAGTAAATATCAGAATAGGCATTTGTTCAATTTCTTCCATCTCCAGAGTATTGGTTAAATAGAGTTTGAATCGTTCATCCTCTGCGAGTTGATAGCCCAGCTCATCCAGGATAAAGCCCATCTTGAGATGACCGATGGCATAGGGAGCCATCATCAATTCAAAGGCATAAAAATTATTCAGGATATGGTTTTTAATCCACTGGTGCAGCGCACCTTTACCATATTTAGACCTGTATTCTTCTGCAGCCAGATTGATAGCCTTGGCTGGAAAGGTCAGTGTGCCACCGGCCGGATCAAGTAATTTGACTTCCGGATTTGCCAGACCATCGGATAAATTAAAATTAGTTTTTAAGATAGAGTGAATTGCTTTCACAATATAATTTACTACCGTTTCCGGGGTATAGTAGACTCCGCGTTTTTCCCTGATACCCGGGTCATAAGTGGATAGAAAGGTTTCATAGAAATGAATAATGGGATCGTTTCCCCTGCCGGATTGATAATATTCATCCAGTATCTTCTTTACTTCGGTTGCCCATAAAAGTTCGCCAATATCATCTACAATGACTTGCAGAGATTTGGGCGGATCTTCCAGGGAAATAAAACGAAAAACATCACGCAAGATACCGATAGTGCGGGGAATATAATCATAGGCAATTTTACGGTTAAATTCTCCGTTTGCCCGGGTACGTGCCGCAAAGAGTCCATAAGTGATGGTTTGGGCATAAAGGTCAGCAAATTGTTTTTATGTTAAGGTAGTAATGAGGTACTTTTGGAAAGCCTCATAAAAGCCTTTAATCTGTTTATGTCCTTTATCATTTCCATTATTTTCAGCCAGCTCAACGACAATAATTTCATCCCGTAAGAAGCGGGTACGTTTGGCTAGTTCAATAGCCAGGGAGCGGGCAGTTTTGATACTGGGTAGAGAGAAAGAAAAGAAAATTTCAAATAGTTCTTTAAATTCAGCAGTATTTTCTACCGGAGGAGGAGCCTGTAATTTCCTGGCCAATATTGGTCGGCCTATCATCACTTCTTTGATTCTTTCTCCGTTCCGATAGAGGCGGAATTCATAGAAATTGGTTAGAATAACATTGGGGAAAGTAGACAAATAACGTTTTAACTGCTCAGTGGTTTCTATAATATCCAGATTAGTATTGGAAGGATCTTTAGCTTCAATATAACCGGTGATATGGTTTTTGCCATCCCAGATACGAAAATCTGGATTACCTGCTTCGGTCCTTTTGGGAAGTGTAGTCACATCGATATTTTTGACTTTTAAAAGGTCAGCTAACTCTCTGATTAATATACTGAGATATTGGTAATAACTTTCTTCGCGGGCATCTCCATGCTGGTAGGTATTGCTGAGTTCTTTTAAATAATTTTTTAAGAGACTTTTAACCAAAATTAGTTCCTTTTATTATATTTTTAATATTGTAAAACATTACAATATATTGATTATTATGTTATTGTATTGTTTATCTATGCCAGGCAAAAAAGAGAGTATTTTTACTGCAGCAATTATTACTCTAACTTTTTTAAGTTTAATAAAATAAAATGATAAATGCAATATAACAGTCTTATTTTTAATAAGAATAAATTAAAATTGACTTATAATATCTTAATCATACAATGTAGAAAACACACCTGCCAAGCCTTTCAACGATGTGTACCCTGTTGGATTTTTCTTTTTAATAAGAGATGCAAAGGAAACATTGTAACCCACCAACAACATTGCTGGAATAAATTGAACTTCTTAAGAGAAAGTTTGCTGATAAACTTCATTAGCCAGGAAGAATCAATAATATAGAAAAATATAGAAAAAAAGTCTGCTTATAATCAATTTAATATTGATATAATATAGATAAATAATTTAATCGGGTAATCCATGGTAGACCGTATAACAAAAGATAAATGACACTGGAAGGTGAGTTTCCTCAAATTTATAGAATTGAACAAGCAAGATAGCACTTATAAAATAGAGAAAAAAGAAAGGGTTGGGAAGAGAAATATCCATGTTACAAATA
The sequence above is a segment of the Atribacterota bacterium genome. Coding sequences within it:
- a CDS encoding permease codes for the protein GFMVFANWAKPQTGDESLWSMIFQYKWYLAIGFVLLFIYILVYWFKKEEMIPWLESSWNFTQQIMPLLFLGIFFSGLLLGRPGEEGLIPSRFIVSLVGGNSFGDNFFASIVGAFMYFATCTEVPVLQGLIGSGMGQGPALALLLAGPALSLPNMLVIRSVIGTRKTVTYLSLVIIIATISGMVYGSLVQ
- a CDS encoding thioredoxin family protein; its protein translation is MKIEILGMGCPKCKKLFQNAQQAVKELEIEAEIIKTEDLNKITEYGVIMTPALVIDNEVLSPGKILSVEEIKKAINSFTS
- a CDS encoding carboxymuconolactone decarboxylase family protein — its product is MRLLSQYFPEFTDKLDEIDNMYQGKRMINEKTYQFICLALSIKNRSTPCVKKHFKGALEAGATLKEISYILALTFRESAGSDDCWVHDVLKDYKEIIKSNIKCCD
- a CDS encoding DUF2202 domain-containing protein, with product MKMRSTIKGIITLVVILVITGLVMVRIFAQGTNATFERGIFTTIRGMETGPLSSEEIEGILLMREEEKLAREVYTALYEKWNLRTFESIGQGSETTHMDAMKMLLDRYNLEDPVGEDIPGVFQNGELQKAYDELVAKGSRSIQDAILVGAYIEDLDIYDLERLIKETDNDDIKIVYQNLLKGSRNHLRAFDRQLQRYNLTYEAQFLTQEEYDRIAASRQESGGAITDPNFKF
- a CDS encoding 4Fe-4S binding protein, whose product is MSKKKSKNYLLRIIVQVFFLMLIVMISYNHYRVEQGLAPVLIGSPSLHAICPFGGVVTAYTYFTQGIFVRKIHQSSFTLMWLVLLLTLIFGPVFCGWACPFGTVQEFVGKIGKRIFPKKYNRFIIPKTDQLLRYMRYIVLILVIYITTRELTLVFLNIDPYFALFNFWSDDVTLSALIMLGIMLILSLFVERPWCKYLCPLGALLGIFNLFRIIPLRRNKGTCINCKQCDNICPINIEISDKRIIRNHQCISCLLCTDEVTCPVKDTLYFGFLRKN
- a CDS encoding DUF4173 domain-containing protein, whose protein sequence is MARITQKQINKEVFTPIILLVFFSTMIFVRSNDLLIFLDIVTSLILLLVIAEISFYSKLKKPSLQDFLKIFFLPFKFFQLAFQTLSNIFLLRGVKEDRKILSQILSGIIMTIPALFVFLLLFSSADLIFQKYISEILSIENEMELFLRFLLILIVTIVFIGAYTYSFREEGETIMPQSSNKHAVGQIGSSIILGSINILFSIFIIVQMTYLFGGESNISAQGFTYAEYARRGFFELIAVAAISLFLLLIAEKYVIKKEAEHTLSFKILSTALVTQVILIMVSAFIRLSLYEEAYGFTTLRFYSHAFIILLAVIFCLLFYKFFQDDRESAFTLRVLISVVLFIAIMNLLNPDAFIVRRNIERFERIGKIDIDYLGSLSDDAIPITINVLDILDEDMRKSLSFILYQHTQNRDSFYYSQWQSFNLSRIRANEILKSKIHELEAYKNLQ
- a CDS encoding MerR family transcriptional regulator, yielding MHRGAKVSGFRQSTLKYYTELGILPFTQDGERLIRKYNKNEALKRFEEIRKLKERRMAIKEIAEYFEN
- a CDS encoding type II toxin-antitoxin system RelE/ParE family toxin, which produces MKKKDVQVKLAALVKYIADHGRLFDKTKVRKVDSDEKIFEFKPKEHRFFSFFYKEKKIIITNAYMKKSQKVSKNDLEKAKNIKRDYIARVIGGNYYEKN
- a CDS encoding helix-turn-helix transcriptional regulator, with product MKKTKTYMDKLMQDKDFREKFDEEYKNLCLAEQIAKVRHNANLTQEELAQRIESTKSAISRYENSNYNSYSVKLLNKIAKACNTDLQISFVPRGAKGI